Proteins encoded by one window of Salvia splendens isolate huo1 chromosome 14, SspV2, whole genome shotgun sequence:
- the LOC121764341 gene encoding protein IQ-DOMAIN 1-like: MAKGNLFSSVKKALGLRSKRSSKSQKILLVNEMPSVSDLPNPEPFEAIPEVVPLPTVARVSGKHQEEVAALKIQTAFGGYLDSRYSHAYMLALIWLCWFVPDLWIYYQCLIGYTWAGYYVPDFQARRALRALRGLVRLKSLVDGSASERQTSSTLKCLQTLSRLQSQIQNKKNQNMAEEWDDSPQTKEETEASLLQKYEAAMRRERALAYSYTHQQTWKKSAKLNNLLFMDPTNPHWGSTGTAAGEITKSFARHQLNSENPSPAATQKLSHSHQATALPSPRAVSSLAARKLRNASPKVSMMSQEDDSRSVFSVQSERKEEA, encoded by the exons ATGGCGAAAGGAAATTTGTTTTCATCAGTCAAGAAGGCTCTAGGCCTGCGTTCCAAG AGATCAAGTAAATCACAGAAGATATTGCTTGTGAATGAAATGCCATCGGTTTCTGATTTACCGAACCCAGAGCCTTTTGAG GCTATTCCGGAGGTAGTTCCACTGCCAACAGTGGCTCGAGTTTCTGGAAAACACCAGGAGGAAGTTGCAGCACTCAAAATTCAGACAGCATTCGGTGGTTACTTG GATTCTAGATATAGTCATGCTTATATGCTGGCTTTGATCTGGCTCTGTTGGTTTGTACCTGATTTGTGGATCTATTATCAATGCCTCATTGGCTATACTT GGGCTGGCTATTATGTTCCTGATTTTCAGGCGAGGAGGGCATTGCGAGCTTTGAGAGGGCTAGTCAGATTGAAGTCCCTTGTTGACGGATCAGCATCGGAACGGCAGACTTCAAGCACTCTGAAATGTTTGCAGACTCTATCTCGGTTGCAATCTCAGATCCAAAACAAGAAGAACCAGAAT ATGGCGGAGGAATGGGATGATAGTCCACAAACGAAAGAGGAAACTGAGGCGAGCTTGCTCCAAAAATACGAAGCTGCAATGAGACGCGAAAGAGCTCTTGCTTATTCCTACACTCACCAG CAAACTTGGAAGAAATCAGCAAAATTAAACAACTTATTGTTCATGGACCCAACAAATCCTCACTGGG GCAGCACTGGAACTGCTGCAGGAGAAATCACAAAGTCCTTTGCTCGCCATCAGCTAAACTCTGAAAATCCATCTCCAGCAGCTACTCAGAAGCTGTCTCATAGCCACCAGGCCACTGCCCTTCCGTCTCCAAGGGCTGTATCTTCATTGGCAGCACGAAAACTAAGAAATGCCAGCCCAAAGGTGAGCATGATGAGTCAAGAGGATGACTCGAGGAGTGTGTTCAGCGTTCAATCAGAGAGGAAGGAGGAGGCATAG
- the LOC121765316 gene encoding kinesin-like protein KIN-7D, mitochondrial: protein MAASSSRGRSSSPFGQRKPSTPYSSTSSSSSMMNGRLMPRSCASSVTSFYGAGGSGGYGSRSTAPNRNGGDHSRSRTPVTYPSMEEQLIGEPLGSASRSGDSISVAIRFRPLSEREYQRGDEVAWYADGEKTVRNEYNPMTAYAFDKVFGSNTNTPEVYEVAARPVVKAAMDGVNGTVFAYGVTSSGKTHTMHGDQNSPGIIPLAIKDVFSIIQDTPGREFLLRVSYLEIYNEVINDLLDPTGQNLRVREDAQGTYVEGIKEEVVLSPGHALSFIAAGEEHRHVGSNNFNLFSSRSHTIFTLMIESSNHGDDYDGVIFSQLNLIDLAGSESSKTETTGIRRKEGSYINKSLLTLGTVINVKVIGKLSEGKASHVPYRDSKLTRLLQSSLSGRGHVSLICTITPASSNMEETHITLKFASRAKRVEIYASRNRIIDEKSLIKKYQKEISSLKEELDQLKRGMLAGVSHEDIIVLKQQLEEGQFKMQSRLEEEEDAKAALMSRIQRLTKLILVSSKNAIPGYMNDMPSHQRSLSAAEDEKLDAAHNNSLKLHHENQKDSPSSGLTTSSDAFTLKHRRSSSKWNEDISQAGSTTSETTHVGELINGVSSMSKLHVDGTSSHEMDILGEQVKMLAEEIVLGTSTLKRLIDQSVNDPNSSKDQVESLECEIQEKRKQMRALEQRIVERREASVANASMVEMQQTVMKLMAQCSEKAFELEIMSADNRILQEQLQNKCAENKELQEKILLLELQVSPLSGGTKTPMVGMCVSDECADELRKKVQSQEAENEKLKLEHTQTLEENSGLRVKNQKLSEEASYAKELASAAAVELKNLAGEVTKLSVQNAKLEKELLAAREISSRNSGNGGNRRLNEIQRTGRRGRASSRSNDSEKVNGDFDLWSLDSDDLKLELQARKQREATLEAALAEKEVLEDEYRKKFEEAKKREAALENDLANMWVLVAQLKKEGSVEQEQKTNGRLHEDKDQISVPKIGIAEKDANSLLKSREASDNSIPHVDVPKEEALVVRLKARMQEIKEKEMRYTVNGDANSQV from the exons ATGGCGGCTTCGTCTTCGAGAGGAAGAAGTAGCTCACCGTTTGGTCAGCGGAAACCGTCGACTCCTTATTCATCTACGTCGTCGTCGTCATCGATGATGAACGGTCGTTTAATGCCGCGCTCATGTGCCTCTTCTGTGACGTCTTTCTACGGCGCCGGTGGCAGCGGAGGATACGGTTCTAGATCCACGGCGCCTAATCGCAATGGTGGCGACCATTCGCGAAGCCGCACGCCGGTAACTTATCCGTCGATGGAGGAGCAGCTGATTGGAGAGCCATTGGGGAGTGCTTCGAGATCGGGGGATAGCATTTCAGTGGCAATTAGATTTCGGCCTCTGAG TGAAAGGGAATATCAAAGAGGAGATGAGGTCGCATGGTATGCAGATGGTGAGAAAACCGTACGGAATGAGTATAATCCAATGACGGCATATGCCTTCG ATAAGGTATTTGGATCTAATACAAACACTCCTGAAGTCTATGAAGTAGCTGCTCGGCCTGTAGTTAAGGCTGCAATGGACGGCGTAAATG GAACTGTATTTGCTTATGGTGTCACCAGTAGTGGGAAAACACACACTATGCAT GGTGATCAAAATTCTCCTGGGATCATACCATTGGCTATAAAGGACGTCTTCAGCATAATTCAAGAT ACTCCAGGTCGTGAATTCCTACTCCGAGTGTCATATCTAGAAATTTACAATGAG GTGATCAATGACTTACTGGACCCCACTGGTCAAAATTTACGAGTGAGAGAAGATGCACAG GGAACTTATGTTGAGGGCATAAAGGAAGAAGTTGTTTTATCCCCTGGGCACGCCCTTTCATTTATTGCTGCAGGAGAAG AGCATCGACACGTTGGATCAAATAATTTCAACCTCTTTAGCAGCCGTAGCCATACTATATTCACATTG ATGATCGAGAGTAGTAACCATGGAGATGATTATGATGGAGTTATTTTCTCACAACTG AACTTAATTGATCTAGCGGGGTCTGAAAGTTCAAAAACCGAAACAACCGGTATAAGGAGAAAGGAAGGATCTTACATCAATAAAAGTCTTCTAACTCTTGGAACT GTAATTAATGTGAAGGTAATTGGAAAACTTAGTGAAGGAAAGGCATCCCATGTTCCTTATCGGGATTCAAAGCTTACGCGCCTTCTACAATCCTCACTAAGTGGGCGCGGACATGTTTCG CTTATTTGTACGATTACTCCGGCATCAAGCAATATGGAGGAGACTCATATCACCTTAAAATTTGCCAGCAGGGCAAAACGCGTTGAGATCTATGCCTCACGTAATAGG ATTATTGATGAAAAATCATTGATTAAGAAGTatcaaaaagaaatatcatctCTCAAAGAAGAACTTGACCAGCTTAAGAGGGGTATGCTTGCTGGTGTTAGCCACGAAGATATTATTGTTTTAAAGCAACAG TTAGAAGAAGGACAATTCAAAATGCAGTCAAGactggaggaggaggaagatgcCAAAGCTGCTTTAATGAGTAGAATTCAGAGGCTAACAAAACTGATACTCGTCTCTTCAAAAAATGCGATACCAGGATACATGAATGACATGCCCTCTCATCAAAGGAGTCTTTCTGCTGCTGAAGATGAA AAGTTGGATGCGGCGCATAATAATTCTTTGAAACTCCACCATGAGAACCAAAAGGATTCTCCATCCTCTGGTTTAACTACCTCATCAGATGCATTTACACTGAAGCACAGAAGATCATCCAGCAAGTGGAATGAGGATATATCACAAGCTGGCAGTACTACATCCGAAACAACTCATGTGGGTGAACTTATTAATGGAGTTTCCTCTATGTCAAAATTACATGTA GATGGCACATCATCACATGAGATGGATATCCTTGGTGAGCAAGTCAAGATGCTTGCAGAAGAGATTGTGCTGGGCACAAGTACCCTAAAGCGTTTGATTGACCAATCTGTAAATGATCCCAATAGCTCAAAAGATCAG GTTGAAAGCTTGGAGTGTGAAATACAAGAAAAGCGAAAACAGATGAGAGCTTTAGAACAAAGGATAGTTGAGAGACGTGAAGCTTCTGTTGCTAATGCGTCCATGGTTGAAATGCAGCAG ACTGTCATGAAATTGATGGCACAGTGCAGTGAGAAGGCTTTTGAGCTTGAG ATTATGTCAGCAGATAACCGTATTCTTCAAGAACAGCTGCAGAACAAG TGTGCTGAGAACAAGGAACTACAAGAAAAAATCCTTCTCCTGGAACTACAAGTCTCTCCATTATCTGGTGGCACGAAGACACCCATGGTTGGAATGTGTGTATCTGATGAATGTGCAGACGAGTTGAGAAAGAAAGTGCAATCACAG GAAGCTGAAAATGAGAAACTAAAGCTAGAACATACTCAAACTTTAGAGGAAAATAGTGGATTACGTGTAAAGAATCAAAAATTATCTGAGGAAGCCTCTTATGCTAAAGAACTAGCATCTGCTGCTGCAGTTGAGCTAAAGAACTTAGCTGGTGAAGTTACTAAGCTGTCTGTACAAAATGCCAAGTTGGAAAAAGAATTATTGGCTGCTCGTGAGATAAGCTCTAGAAACTCTGGAAATGGAGGTAACCGCAGGCTTAATGAAATACAAAGAACTGGCCGAAGAGGTCGGGCCTCCAGCAGATCAAATGATTCTGAAAAGGTTAATGGCGACTTTGATTTGTGGAGTCTTGATTCTGATGATCTGAAGTTGGAGCTGCAAGCAAGGAAACAGCGAGAGGCGACTCTCGAGGCTGCCTTGGCTGAAAAGgaagttctggaagatgaataCCGGAAAAAATTTGAAGAGGCAAAGAAGAGGGAGGCAGCACTAGAGAATGATCTAGCAAACATGTGGGTTCTTGTTGCTCAACTAAAGAAAGAGGGAAGTGTTGAGCAAGAACAGAAGACGAATGGCAGACTGCATGAGGACAAAGACCAAATAAGTGTTCCGAAAATTGGCATTGCTGAGAAGGATGCAAATTCATTACTAAAAAGCCGGGAAGCTTCTGATAATTCAATACCACAtgtggatgttcccaaagaagAAGCACTCGTCGTCCGTCTCAAG GCTCGAATGCAGGAGATAAAAGAGAAGGAAATGAGGTACACCGTAAATGGTGATGCGAATTCACAGGTGTAA